The following coding sequences lie in one Lolium perenne isolate Kyuss_39 chromosome 2, Kyuss_2.0, whole genome shotgun sequence genomic window:
- the LOC127334768 gene encoding copper transporter 6-like yields MRGMAMGGDMGAMTMAPPRAADHAAATPHKMAGMMHMAFFWGDRAVVLFPGWPGDRGAGMYILCLLLVLALAALTEALALLSRRLARRGGGEATASSAALLTAVHAARMGLAYLVMLAVMSFNVGVLLAAVAGHALGFLLARSRVRTGAARGSGDASPELCGIPPPNGSKP; encoded by the coding sequence ATGAGGGGCATGGCCATGGGCGGCGACATGGGGGCGATGACGATGGCGCCGCCGCGGGCCGCCGACCACGCGGCGGCGACGCCGCACAAGATGGCGGGGATGATGCACATGGCCTTCTTCTGGGGCGACCGCGCGGTGGTCCTCTTCCCGGGCTGGCCGGGCGACCGCGGCGCCGGGATGTACATCCTCTGCCTCCTCCTCGTGCTCGCCCTCGCCGCGCTCACCGAGGCGCTCGCGCTGCTCTCGCGCCGCCTCGCCCGGCGCGGCGGCGGGGAGGCCACGGCGTCCTCCGCGGCCCTGCTCACGGCGGTGCATGCCGCCAGGATGGGGTTGGCGTACCTGGTGATGCTGGCCGTCATGTCCTTCAACGTCGGCGTGCTCCTCGCGGCCGTCGCCGGACACGCCCTCGGGTTCCTCCTCGCGCGCAGCAGGGTGCGCACCGGCGCCGCGCGTGGGAGTGGCGACGCGTCCCCGGAGCTCTGCGGCATCCCGCCGCCCAACGGATCCAAGCCTTAG